ACGAAGGTGATGCGGTCCATGGGGATGCGGCTCAGCGCCTTCGCCATCGCGACCATCGTCGCGGGCTGCGAGAGCTCGGTCGACAGGGTCATGTTGTCGCGCGCGACGTTCGCGAGACCCAGGAGCTTGCCCACGTTGGTGAGCGTCTCCTCCGACTTGAGCTTGCGCATGAGCGACGACAGGAAGGCCTGCTGGGATGCGATGCGGCTGAGATCCGAACCGTCGCCGACGCCCTTGCGCGTGCGGAGGAAGGCGAGCGCGTCCCAGCCCGAGAGGTAGTGCGTGCCCGCCTCGAGCTGGATGCCGGAGGCCTTGTCGTGGATGGCCCGCGTGAGGCACACCTGCACCCCGCCGACCGCGGTGGCGAGGTTCGCGACGCCGTCGAAGCCGATCATCCCCGCGTACTGGATGTCGAGGCCCGTGAAGTTCTCGACGACGTTGACGACGCACGGCAGGCCGCCGTAGTAGAGCGCGTTGTTGATCGGCAGCCCCGTGCCGACGCCCCACGTCTTGCCGGTCTTCGGGTTGACGCACCCGGGGAAGGGCACGACCATGTCGCGCGGGAAGCTCACGGCCACGGCGCTCGTCTGATCGGCCGACACGTGCACGAGCATGTTGACGTCGTTGAGCACGCTGTCGCGGTCGTGGTACTCGTCGGAGCCGACCACGAGGATGTTGAAGCCGCCCTCGTAGGCCCCGATCTCGGGGATGGGCGCCGCCTCGCCGTCGTTGATGTCGACGGCCTTGTCGCCCACCCCGCTCGCGAACTGGTAGACCGCGATGCCCGCGACGGCCGTCGTCGCGACGAGCACGACCGAGAGCGAGACGCCGATCGCGGCGAGCACGGTGGCCCACGCACGCGAGCGCGGAAGGCGCCCGTGGCGGGCGATGCCCGTGGGCGAGGCGACGCGCGCGCGCCTCGTACGGTCGCGCTTCAGCTCCTCGTCCGACATCGCACCGAGTGTAGGGGAGCCCGACCCGCTAGACCTGGAAGTACCGTGCGAGTGCCGTCGCGACGCCCTGGTCGCGGTCGGTGCCCGTGACGTCCGTCGAGACGGCGCGCACCTCATCCGGCGCCTGCCCCATCGCGATCGCGACGCCGCCGCCGGATGCCGCCCACTCGAACATGTCGATGTCGTTGCGCCCGTCGCCGATCACCATGACGTGCTCGCGCGAGATGCCGAGGCGCTCGCGCACGTACTCCATGCCGGTGCCCTTGTTGACGCCGTCGGGCGCGATGTCGAGCCACGCCGTCCAGCCGACGTTGTAGCTGACCTTGTGGAGGCCCATGCGCTCGACGACCGCGAGGAAGTCCTCGACGGCGTGCCCGGGCGAGAGCACGACGACGCGCGTGGCCCGGGCCTCGAGGAGGTCCTCGAACTCCACCTGCAGTCGGCCCGCGGCGAGCGCGCCCTCGGGGAACGGGCCCGTGAAGCGGAAGAGCCCCTCCTCGTCCTCGACGGCGTAGCTCGCACCCTCGAGGTGCTCGTGGATCGTCGTGAGCACCTCGCGCGGGTCGAACGTCTCGACGCGGTCGCGCATCCAGCCGACGGGCGCCTCCTTGTCGCGCCGCATGACGATCGCGCCGTTCGCGCACACGGCGTACGACGGTGCGATCCCGAGGCGGTCGATCACGGGCAGCGTCATCGACACCGAGCGCCCCGTCGACGGCATGATCTCGTGGCCGAGATCGCGCACCCGGCGGATCTCGGATGCGACCCGCGGGTCGAGCTGGCCGTCCTCGGTCAGCACGGTGCCGTCGATGTCGAGGCCGATGAGCCAGCGATCCTCCGGCGCGAGCCTCACTTCACGG
The Protaetiibacter sp. SSC-01 genome window above contains:
- a CDS encoding HAD family hydrolase, whose amino-acid sequence is MRLAPEDRWLIGLDIDGTVLTEDGQLDPRVASEIRRVRDLGHEIMPSTGRSVSMTLPVIDRLGIAPSYAVCANGAIVMRRDKEAPVGWMRDRVETFDPREVLTTIHEHLEGASYAVEDEEGLFRFTGPFPEGALAAGRLQVEFEDLLEARATRVVVLSPGHAVEDFLAVVERMGLHKVSYNVGWTAWLDIAPDGVNKGTGMEYVRERLGISREHVMVIGDGRNDIDMFEWAASGGGVAIAMGQAPDEVRAVSTDVTGTDRDQGVATALARYFQV
- a CDS encoding LCP family protein; translation: MSDEELKRDRTRRARVASPTGIARHGRLPRSRAWATVLAAIGVSLSVVLVATTAVAGIAVYQFASGVGDKAVDINDGEAAPIPEIGAYEGGFNILVVGSDEYHDRDSVLNDVNMLVHVSADQTSAVAVSFPRDMVVPFPGCVNPKTGKTWGVGTGLPINNALYYGGLPCVVNVVENFTGLDIQYAGMIGFDGVANLATAVGGVQVCLTRAIHDKASGIQLEAGTHYLSGWDALAFLRTRKGVGDGSDLSRIASQQAFLSSLMRKLKSEETLTNVGKLLGLANVARDNMTLSTELSQPATMVAMAKALSRIPMDRITFVQYPGSLGGTGIYEGRVQPDKTRGTQLMDAIRADQAIGVEEPGDGSGTEVDPNAPTPGEPDPSASPSDAPLPDKVVISGVKGQTAADQTCTRGNG